A genomic region of Spodoptera frugiperda isolate SF20-4 chromosome 31, AGI-APGP_CSIRO_Sfru_2.0, whole genome shotgun sequence contains the following coding sequences:
- the LOC118269228 gene encoding putative nuclease HARBI1 translates to MFSRTYFAYDMLETAALEDDRQEQRKYQSNMRKILKNNFENISDTKFIKLYRLTKEVFKKLCDLLRQHTNLKSSQRVSLESKVLCALLFYAHGDYQRVVGEANHFSQEAMSVYIQEVTAALNHPAIVNSFIKFPTTRQERDFVKQGFYRKYQIPGVIGCIDGSHFRIFKPNHEVEHLFYCRKNYHSLNVQMICDSNCKIMSVNAKFGGATHDAFIWENSDVNNYIQSLHRSNESSWLLGDSAYPQRPWMMTPYADSSNPIAEIYNKKHSATRVVIENTFGRLKNRWRCVCKDRVLHYKPAKCAQIIIACCILHNIATDFNIPDPEDSEGDIALTDTSVNDPVHEHEINNDLLMGRAVRDQLARRISGINVQ, encoded by the exons ATGTTTAGTAGAACATATTTTGCATACGATATGTTGGAAACTGCTGCATTAGAGGATGATCGACAGGAGCAAAGAAAATATCAAAGTAACATGcgtaaaatacttaaaaataattttgaaaatattagtgacacaaaatttataaaattatatcggCTCACTAaagaagtttttaaaaaatTGTGCGATTTGTTACGCCAACACACGAATTTAAAATCATCTCAAAGGGTTTCATTAGAATCCAAG GTATTATGTGCTCTACTATTTTATGCTCACGGGGACTATCAGCGCGTTGTTGGAGAGGCAAACCATTTTTCCCAAGAAGCCATGAGCGTATATATACAAGAGGTCACTGCAGCTTTGAACCATCCAGCTATCGTAAACAGTTTTATAAAGTTCCCGACGACGCGCCAGGAACGAGATTTTGTTAAACAAGG TTTTTACAGGAAATATCAAATCCCTGGTGTGATTGGTTGCATAGATGGCAGCCACTTTAGAATTTTTAAGCCCAATCATGAAGTGGAGCATCTGTTTTATTGCAGAAAAAATTATCATTCCTTGAATGTCCAAATg ATTTGTGATTCTAACTGTAAAATAATGTCAGTTAATGCTAAGTTTGGTGGAGCAACCCATGATGCCTTTATATGGGAAAATAGCGATGtcaataattacatacaatCATTGCATCGAAGTAATGAATCATCGTGGCTCCTGG GTGATTCTGCATATCCACAAAGGCCATGGATGATGACGCCTTATGCAGACTCATCTAACCCAATTGCAGAAATATACAACAAGAAACATAGTGCGACTAGAGTTGTAATCGAAAATACTTTTGGTCGACTGAAAAATCGGTGGCGATGTGTGTGCAAAGACAGGGTTTTGCACTATAAACCAGCCAAGTGTGCACAGATAATTATTGCGTGTTGCATACTGCACAACATTGCCACCGATTTTAACATTCCAGACCCTGAGGACAGTGAAGGCGATATTGCTTTGACAG acaCATCTGTCAATGATCCAGTGCATGAGCATGAAatcaataatgatttattaatggGAAGAGCTGTGCGAGACCAACTTGCCAGGAGAATTAGTGGAAtaaatgtacaataa